The Hypomesus transpacificus isolate Combined female chromosome 3, fHypTra1, whole genome shotgun sequence genome has a window encoding:
- the aldh6a1 gene encoding methylmalonate-semialdehyde dehydrogenase [acylating], mitochondrial isoform X1, which yields MLGPLHLLSPDLLQDGARTSEVSMKNGLDRDTDKSVHIPLQLGRTCYSTSVPTTKLFIDGKFVESKSSEWLDIHNPATNEVIARVPKATQQEMLAAVDSCTRAYHSWSEVSILTRQQIFLRYQQLIKDNIKELAKLITLEQGKTLADAEGDVFRGLQVAEHACSITSLVLGETLPSITKDMDTYTYRLPIGVCAGIAPFNFPAMIPLWMFPMGMVCGNTYLLKPSERVPGCTMLLVKLLQDAGIPDGSLNIIHGQHDAVNFICDHPAIKAISFVGSNQAGEYIYERGSKNGKRVQSNMGAKNHGVVMPDANKENTLNQLVGAAFGAAGQRCMALSTAVLVGEARSWLPELVERAKALRVNAGDQPGADLGPLISPQAKERVCSLIQSGVDEGATLLLDGRNVKVKGYENGNFVGPTIIGQVTPQMKCYSQEIFGPVLVVLEADSLDDAISLVNNNPYGNGTAIFTTNGATARKYTHEVDVGQIGVNVPIPVPLPMFSFTGSRGSFRGDINFYGKQGIQFYTQIKTVTSQWKAEDATVKKAAVTMPTMGR from the exons ATCCCTCTTCAGCTTGGGCGCACGTGTTACTCCACATCAGTG CCCACTACCAAGCTGTTCATAGACGGGAAGTTTGTTGAATCCAAGTCTTCAGAATGGCTGGATATTCACAATCCT GCTACAAACGAGGTGATAGCTCGTGTCCCGAAGGCCACACAGCAGGAGATGCTGGCGGCGGTGGACTCCTGCACCCGGGCCTACCACTCCTGGTCTGAGGTGTCCATCCTAACCCGACAGCAGATCTTCCTGCGCTATCAGCAGCTTATCAAGGATAACATT AAAGAACTTGCCAAGCTGATTACTCTGGAACAGGGCAAGACCCTAGCCGACGCTGAAGGGGATGTGTTCAGAGGGTTAc AGGTGGCTGAGCATGCCTGCAGCATCACCTCCCTGGTGCTGGGAGAGACCCTGCCCTCCATCACCAAAGACATGGACACTTACACCTACCGCCTGCCCATCGGGGTGTGTGCTGGCATCGCCCCCTTCAACTTCCCAGCCATGATCCCTCTGTGGATGTTCCCCATGGGCATGGTCTGTGGTAACACCTACCTGCTGAAGCCCTCCGAGCGCGTCCCAGGATGCACCATGCTGCTGGTCAAGCTGCTGCAGGACGCCGGCATCCCCGACGGCTCCCTCAACATCATCCATGGCCAGCACGACG CTGTCAACTTCATCTGTGATCATCCGGCAATTAAAGCCATCAGCTTTGTGGGTTCCAACCAGGCAGGAGAGTACATCTACGAGAGGGGCTCCAAAAATGGGAAGAGAGTGCAGTCTAACATG GGAGCCAAGAACCACGGTGTGGTGATGCCTGACGCCAACAAGGAGAACACTCTGAACCAGCTGGTGGGTGCGGCGTTCGGGGCAGCAGGGCAGCGCTGCATGGCCCTTTCCACCGCCGTCCTGGTGGGCGAGGCCCGGAGCTGGCTGCCTGAGCTGGTGGAGCGAGCCAAGGCCCTTCGCGTCAACGCAG GGGACCAGCCCGGTGCAGACTTAGGGCCCCTGATCTCGCCCCAGGCCAAGGAGAGAGTCTGCAGCCTGATCCAGAGTGGCGTGGACGAGGGGGCCACACTGCTCCTGGACGGCAGGAACGTCAAGGTCAAAGGTTACGAGAACGGAAACTTTGTTGGACCCACCATCATCGGCCAGGTCACG CCCCAGATGAAGTGTTACAGTCAGGAGATCTTTGGGCCTGTGCTGGTCGTTCTGGAGGCAGACAGTTTGGACGACGCCATCAGCTTAGTCAACAACAACCCTTATGGCAACGGCACGGCTATCTTCACCACAAACGGAGCTACCGCCCGTAAATACACGCACGAGGTGGACgtgggccag ATTGGAGTTAATGTTCCCATCCCCGTGCCTCTACCCATGTTCTCCTTCACCGGCTCAAGGGGTTCCTTCAGAGGAGACATTAACTTTTACGGCAAACAA GGTATCCAGTTCTACACTCAGATCAAAACTGTTACTTCACAGTGGAAGGCTGAAGACGCCACTGTAAAAAAAGCTGCAGTTACCATGCCAACAATGGGACGCTAG
- the LOC124486963 gene encoding basal body-orientation factor 1-like isoform X1, with translation MPKKKGKKGKKGKGKGKKEGKQESKADKESDIEKAKANAALWEARLDVTEYSRVEYREAARKLARANEELTNQQYRAEKDSVDIIAFLKRKDAEKEEKITSLEQQLKTQKAKAFEEQEKLVAKYTVQVNELEDRFRMRSGEFKMIQGELKTIKEFKKKKAQMEHELSSIKENMYIADKEHKENLARMELKFFSEKVRLEKEAEQRIARLAERAHNDAIVQLDDTSRSVFKENVRLNEALGYHIKEVEDLRRMTASLAEDNASLALHKESSDLMMKENVAQLKAQREEIARLKGKLSSLEQSLGLMAGEFERDKETTQLHTQVSTQASQVELDKLQKLLAMREKEIARVKWLARGIVEQRSELESFFLEALSQVKQEIQTSRLQYRQEALEGYRRKMGEARTGKQEYPRIRTFHRNPHSTNSVYADLEEAEKWTNLQANKVDISELTWEQKERVLRMLFAKMNGQKTRKPSQLLALSASSDRPQSDSDTGITEEQSHVTFLTQTPEINLPSNPSILPDIQTT, from the exons ATGCCAAAGAAGAAAGGTAAAAAAGGAAAGAAGGGCAAAGG gaaaggaaagaaggaaggaaaacAGGAGTCTAAAGCGGATAAAGAGTCAGATATTGAAAAAGCAAAGGCCAACGCCGCTCTTTGGGAGGCAAGGTTGGATGTCACCGAATACTCGCGTGTAGAGTACCGCGAGGCTGCCCGCAAATTGGCACGCGCCAACGAGGAGCTAACAAACCAGCAGTATCGCGCTGAGAAGGACTCCGTTGATATAATTGCCTTTTTGAAGAGGAAAGatgcagagaaggaggagaag ATTACCAGTCTTGAGCAGCAACTCAAGACGCAAAAAGCGAAAGCTTTTGAGGAGCAAGAAAAACTG GTCGCAAAGTACACAGTGCAGGTCAACGAGCTTGAGGACAGATTCAGAATGAGATCTGGCGAGTTTAAGATGATCCAGGGGGAGCTGAAGACCATCAAGGAGTTCAAGAAGAAGAAAGCCCAGATGGAGCATGAGCTCAGCAGC ATTAAAGAAAACATGTACATTGCTGACAAGGAGCACAAGGAAAACCTGGCTAGAATGGAACTCAAGTTCTTCAGCGAAAAG GTCCGCCTTGAGAAGGAGGCCGAACAGAGGATCGCTAGGCTGGCAGAGAGGGCCCACAATGACGCCATTGT GCAGCTGGATGACACGTCACGCTCTGTGTTCAAGGAGAACGTCCGTCTCAACGAGGCCCTGGGCTATCACAtcaaggaggtggaggacctgAGGAGGATGACCGCGTCGCTGGCGGAGGATAACGCCTCCCTGGCCCTGCACAAG GAGAGCAGCGACCTCATGATGAAGGAGAATGTGGCCCAGCTCAAGGCCCAAAGGGAGGAGATAGCCAGGCTGAAAGGAAAACTAAGCTCCCTGGAGCAGTCCCTGGGTCTCATGGCTGgagagtttgagagagacaaggagacgaCGCAGCTCCACACTCAGGTCAGCACCCAGGCCAGCCAGGTGGAGCTGGACAAGCTGCAGAAGCTGCTAGCCATGCGCGAGAAGGAGATCGCCCGCGTCAAATGGCTGGCGCGCGGCATCGTGGAGCAGCGCTCCGAGCTGGAGAGCTTCTTCCTGGAGGCTCTGAGCCAGGTGAAACAGGAGATCCAGACCAGCAGGCTGCAGTACAGACAGGAGGCCCTGGAGGGCTACCGCAGGAAGATGGGTGAGGCCAGGACGGGCAAGCAGGAGTACCCTCGCATCCGCACCTTCCACAGGAACCCCCACAGCACCAACAGTGTCTACGCGgacctggaggaggctgagaagTG GACTAACCTACAGGCCAACAAAGTCGACATCTCGGAACTTACGTGGGAGCAGAAGGAACGGGTGCTGAGGATGCTTTTTGCAAAGATGAACGGACAGAAAACAAG GAAGCCCAGCCAGCTTTTGGCTTTGTCTGCGTCGTCAGACAGGCCCCAGAGCGACAGCGACACAGG AATTACAGAGGAGCAATCCCATGTGACCTTCCTCACCCAGACGCCTGAGATCAACCTGCCCTCCAATCCCAGCATACTGCCCGACATCCAGACCACATGA
- the LOC124486963 gene encoding basal body-orientation factor 1-like isoform X2, with translation MPKKKGKKGKKGKGKGKKEGKQESKADKESDIEKAKANAALWEARLDVTEYSRVEYREAARKLARANEELTNQQYRAEKDSVDIIAFLKRKDAEKEEKITSLEQQLKTQKAKAFEEQEKLVAKYTVQVNELEDRFRMRSGEFKMIQGELKTIKEFKKKKAQMEHELSSIKENMYIADKEHKENLARMELKFFSEKVRLEKEAEQRIARLAERAHNDAIVQLDDTSRSVFKENVRLNEALGYHIKEVEDLRRMTASLAEDNASLALHKESSDLMMKENVAQLKAQREEIARLKGKLSSLEQSLGLMAGEFERDKETTQLHTQVSTQASQVELDKLQKLLAMREKEIARVKWLARGIVEQRSELESFFLEALSQVKQEIQTSRLQYRQEALEGYRRKMGEARTGKQEYPRIRTFHRNPHSTNSVYADLEEAEKWTNLQANKVDISELTWEQKERVLRMLFAKMNGQKTRITEEQSHVTFLTQTPEINLPSNPSILPDIQTT, from the exons ATGCCAAAGAAGAAAGGTAAAAAAGGAAAGAAGGGCAAAGG gaaaggaaagaaggaaggaaaacAGGAGTCTAAAGCGGATAAAGAGTCAGATATTGAAAAAGCAAAGGCCAACGCCGCTCTTTGGGAGGCAAGGTTGGATGTCACCGAATACTCGCGTGTAGAGTACCGCGAGGCTGCCCGCAAATTGGCACGCGCCAACGAGGAGCTAACAAACCAGCAGTATCGCGCTGAGAAGGACTCCGTTGATATAATTGCCTTTTTGAAGAGGAAAGatgcagagaaggaggagaag ATTACCAGTCTTGAGCAGCAACTCAAGACGCAAAAAGCGAAAGCTTTTGAGGAGCAAGAAAAACTG GTCGCAAAGTACACAGTGCAGGTCAACGAGCTTGAGGACAGATTCAGAATGAGATCTGGCGAGTTTAAGATGATCCAGGGGGAGCTGAAGACCATCAAGGAGTTCAAGAAGAAGAAAGCCCAGATGGAGCATGAGCTCAGCAGC ATTAAAGAAAACATGTACATTGCTGACAAGGAGCACAAGGAAAACCTGGCTAGAATGGAACTCAAGTTCTTCAGCGAAAAG GTCCGCCTTGAGAAGGAGGCCGAACAGAGGATCGCTAGGCTGGCAGAGAGGGCCCACAATGACGCCATTGT GCAGCTGGATGACACGTCACGCTCTGTGTTCAAGGAGAACGTCCGTCTCAACGAGGCCCTGGGCTATCACAtcaaggaggtggaggacctgAGGAGGATGACCGCGTCGCTGGCGGAGGATAACGCCTCCCTGGCCCTGCACAAG GAGAGCAGCGACCTCATGATGAAGGAGAATGTGGCCCAGCTCAAGGCCCAAAGGGAGGAGATAGCCAGGCTGAAAGGAAAACTAAGCTCCCTGGAGCAGTCCCTGGGTCTCATGGCTGgagagtttgagagagacaaggagacgaCGCAGCTCCACACTCAGGTCAGCACCCAGGCCAGCCAGGTGGAGCTGGACAAGCTGCAGAAGCTGCTAGCCATGCGCGAGAAGGAGATCGCCCGCGTCAAATGGCTGGCGCGCGGCATCGTGGAGCAGCGCTCCGAGCTGGAGAGCTTCTTCCTGGAGGCTCTGAGCCAGGTGAAACAGGAGATCCAGACCAGCAGGCTGCAGTACAGACAGGAGGCCCTGGAGGGCTACCGCAGGAAGATGGGTGAGGCCAGGACGGGCAAGCAGGAGTACCCTCGCATCCGCACCTTCCACAGGAACCCCCACAGCACCAACAGTGTCTACGCGgacctggaggaggctgagaagTG GACTAACCTACAGGCCAACAAAGTCGACATCTCGGAACTTACGTGGGAGCAGAAGGAACGGGTGCTGAGGATGCTTTTTGCAAAGATGAACGGACAGAAAACAAG AATTACAGAGGAGCAATCCCATGTGACCTTCCTCACCCAGACGCCTGAGATCAACCTGCCCTCCAATCCCAGCATACTGCCCGACATCCAGACCACATGA
- the aldh6a1 gene encoding methylmalonate-semialdehyde dehydrogenase [acylating], mitochondrial isoform X2: MATTVMRSLLKKRIPLQLGRTCYSTSVPTTKLFIDGKFVESKSSEWLDIHNPATNEVIARVPKATQQEMLAAVDSCTRAYHSWSEVSILTRQQIFLRYQQLIKDNIKELAKLITLEQGKTLADAEGDVFRGLQVAEHACSITSLVLGETLPSITKDMDTYTYRLPIGVCAGIAPFNFPAMIPLWMFPMGMVCGNTYLLKPSERVPGCTMLLVKLLQDAGIPDGSLNIIHGQHDAVNFICDHPAIKAISFVGSNQAGEYIYERGSKNGKRVQSNMGAKNHGVVMPDANKENTLNQLVGAAFGAAGQRCMALSTAVLVGEARSWLPELVERAKALRVNAGDQPGADLGPLISPQAKERVCSLIQSGVDEGATLLLDGRNVKVKGYENGNFVGPTIIGQVTPQMKCYSQEIFGPVLVVLEADSLDDAISLVNNNPYGNGTAIFTTNGATARKYTHEVDVGQIGVNVPIPVPLPMFSFTGSRGSFRGDINFYGKQGIQFYTQIKTVTSQWKAEDATVKKAAVTMPTMGR; this comes from the exons ATGGCAACGACTGTAATGAGATCCTTGTTGAAGAAGAGG ATCCCTCTTCAGCTTGGGCGCACGTGTTACTCCACATCAGTG CCCACTACCAAGCTGTTCATAGACGGGAAGTTTGTTGAATCCAAGTCTTCAGAATGGCTGGATATTCACAATCCT GCTACAAACGAGGTGATAGCTCGTGTCCCGAAGGCCACACAGCAGGAGATGCTGGCGGCGGTGGACTCCTGCACCCGGGCCTACCACTCCTGGTCTGAGGTGTCCATCCTAACCCGACAGCAGATCTTCCTGCGCTATCAGCAGCTTATCAAGGATAACATT AAAGAACTTGCCAAGCTGATTACTCTGGAACAGGGCAAGACCCTAGCCGACGCTGAAGGGGATGTGTTCAGAGGGTTAc AGGTGGCTGAGCATGCCTGCAGCATCACCTCCCTGGTGCTGGGAGAGACCCTGCCCTCCATCACCAAAGACATGGACACTTACACCTACCGCCTGCCCATCGGGGTGTGTGCTGGCATCGCCCCCTTCAACTTCCCAGCCATGATCCCTCTGTGGATGTTCCCCATGGGCATGGTCTGTGGTAACACCTACCTGCTGAAGCCCTCCGAGCGCGTCCCAGGATGCACCATGCTGCTGGTCAAGCTGCTGCAGGACGCCGGCATCCCCGACGGCTCCCTCAACATCATCCATGGCCAGCACGACG CTGTCAACTTCATCTGTGATCATCCGGCAATTAAAGCCATCAGCTTTGTGGGTTCCAACCAGGCAGGAGAGTACATCTACGAGAGGGGCTCCAAAAATGGGAAGAGAGTGCAGTCTAACATG GGAGCCAAGAACCACGGTGTGGTGATGCCTGACGCCAACAAGGAGAACACTCTGAACCAGCTGGTGGGTGCGGCGTTCGGGGCAGCAGGGCAGCGCTGCATGGCCCTTTCCACCGCCGTCCTGGTGGGCGAGGCCCGGAGCTGGCTGCCTGAGCTGGTGGAGCGAGCCAAGGCCCTTCGCGTCAACGCAG GGGACCAGCCCGGTGCAGACTTAGGGCCCCTGATCTCGCCCCAGGCCAAGGAGAGAGTCTGCAGCCTGATCCAGAGTGGCGTGGACGAGGGGGCCACACTGCTCCTGGACGGCAGGAACGTCAAGGTCAAAGGTTACGAGAACGGAAACTTTGTTGGACCCACCATCATCGGCCAGGTCACG CCCCAGATGAAGTGTTACAGTCAGGAGATCTTTGGGCCTGTGCTGGTCGTTCTGGAGGCAGACAGTTTGGACGACGCCATCAGCTTAGTCAACAACAACCCTTATGGCAACGGCACGGCTATCTTCACCACAAACGGAGCTACCGCCCGTAAATACACGCACGAGGTGGACgtgggccag ATTGGAGTTAATGTTCCCATCCCCGTGCCTCTACCCATGTTCTCCTTCACCGGCTCAAGGGGTTCCTTCAGAGGAGACATTAACTTTTACGGCAAACAA GGTATCCAGTTCTACACTCAGATCAAAACTGTTACTTCACAGTGGAAGGCTGAAGACGCCACTGTAAAAAAAGCTGCAGTTACCATGCCAACAATGGGACGCTAG